In Clostridium swellfunianum, a genomic segment contains:
- a CDS encoding ABC transporter permease, with amino-acid sequence MKNLVRQPGIKERYSPEGGLIKTIANYKYFYLMVLPVVIWYIVFAYTPMYGVTLAFKSFDYSKGILGSPWIGLDNFRQLLTDVDFWNAFKNTLIISFGKLLFHFPLPIVLAIVLNEFSRDKAKKFFQTVFTFPHFISWVVLSGIITNIFSTSGAFNQIMTSLGFSNFSPLVDTSTFRPMLYLTHIWKEIGWDSIIYLAALTGINPELYEAAEMDGANRFQRIIHITWPGIRGTVGILLILAVGNLMSMGSSFDQIFNLYSSPVYSVADTIDTFVYRTTFTTGANFGYMTSIGLLKSIINLILIFIANTTVKKMGEEGLY; translated from the coding sequence GTGAAGAATTTAGTAAGACAGCCTGGCATAAAGGAGAGATATTCTCCCGAAGGCGGACTAATAAAAACAATAGCAAATTACAAATATTTTTACTTAATGGTACTTCCGGTAGTGATCTGGTATATAGTATTTGCATATACGCCGATGTATGGAGTAACTTTAGCTTTTAAATCCTTCGATTACAGTAAAGGAATTTTAGGAAGTCCTTGGATTGGGCTTGACAATTTTAGGCAACTTCTTACAGATGTGGATTTCTGGAATGCCTTTAAAAATACTTTGATAATAAGCTTTGGAAAATTGCTATTTCATTTTCCGCTGCCTATTGTTCTTGCCATCGTATTAAATGAGTTTTCAAGAGATAAGGCAAAGAAGTTTTTTCAGACAGTATTTACCTTTCCTCATTTTATTTCATGGGTTGTACTTTCTGGTATAATTACAAATATATTTAGCACCAGCGGTGCCTTTAATCAAATTATGACTTCTTTAGGTTTTAGTAATTTCTCCCCGTTAGTCGATACTTCAACCTTTAGGCCCATGTTATATTTGACTCATATTTGGAAGGAGATAGGATGGGACTCAATAATTTACTTGGCAGCATTAACTGGTATTAATCCTGAACTTTATGAAGCGGCTGAGATGGATGGAGCTAACAGGTTTCAACGCATTATTCATATAACGTGGCCTGGAATTAGAGGCACAGTTGGTATTCTGCTTATCCTAGCTGTAGGAAATCTTATGAGTATGGGTTCAAGTTTTGATCAGATTTTTAATCTTTATAGTTCTCCTGTTTATTCCGTTGCTGATACAATTGATACCTTTGTATATAGGACTACTTTTACAACCGGAGCTAATTTTGGTTATATGACATCAATAGGTCTTCTTAAATCTATAATAAACCTTATTTTAATATTTATTGCAAATACTACGGTTAAAAAAATGGGTGAGGAAGGCTTATATTAA
- a CDS encoding carbohydrate ABC transporter permease produces the protein MENKFAVKKKISTFDIVVYIVLGIISIITIYPFYNVLILSFAKFEVITKSNLYILPLSFDLSAYKAVLGDLKFFRSLLVSVFVTVVGVTVNMVISVSGAYALSKKKMPGRNIILTGILFTMFFSGGLIPYYLVISKLKLVNNIMVMIIPTAINTMYLIIMKNYFSTIPASLEESAKIDGAGDMYILIKIILPISAPFIATFALFYGVERWNEWWNALMFINESTKAPLQIYLREVLITFNSMLSDIALNQAQDKMLKNVYTPSLQMAAVVITSVPILLLYPFLQKHFTKGILIGSIKG, from the coding sequence ATGGAAAATAAATTTGCTGTTAAGAAAAAAATAAGTACTTTCGATATTGTTGTGTATATAGTTCTAGGGATTATTTCAATAATCACCATATATCCTTTTTACAATGTATTGATTTTATCCTTTGCAAAATTTGAGGTAATAACAAAAAGTAATCTTTATATATTGCCACTTTCCTTTGACCTATCGGCATATAAAGCAGTTTTAGGTGATTTAAAGTTTTTCCGATCACTTTTAGTTTCTGTATTTGTAACTGTTGTAGGGGTTACTGTTAATATGGTTATATCGGTCAGCGGAGCGTATGCTCTTTCCAAAAAGAAAATGCCTGGAAGAAATATCATACTTACAGGAATTTTATTTACAATGTTTTTCAGCGGAGGGCTAATACCATATTACTTGGTAATAAGTAAACTTAAGCTTGTTAACAATATAATGGTTATGATTATTCCAACAGCGATAAATACAATGTATTTAATAATTATGAAAAATTATTTTAGTACTATTCCGGCTAGTCTTGAGGAGTCAGCTAAAATTGATGGTGCTGGAGATATGTATATATTGATAAAAATCATTCTTCCGATATCAGCTCCATTTATCGCAACCTTTGCACTTTTTTATGGTGTTGAAAGGTGGAACGAATGGTGGAATGCACTTATGTTCATTAATGAATCTACTAAGGCACCTCTTCAAATTTATTTGAGGGAAGTTTTAATAACATTTAATTCTATGTTAAGTGATATTGCTTTAAATCAAGCTCAGGACAAAATGCTAAAAAATGTGTATACACCTAGTCTGCAAATGGCTGCTGTTGTTATAACCTCTGTGCCAATATTGCTTTTATATCCTTTTCTTCAAAAGCATTTTACAAAGGGGATTCTTATTGGGTCAATCAAAGGCTAA
- a CDS encoding extracellular solute-binding protein, which produces MQRIKKFLALAMSAMVLSGVLAGCSSKATDSASTKESSTSSSEDPFKEKIEISVAFWDIENFASKFSEDKIFQEITKKLNITIKPVNVTWDDYAQKLQMWAASGQLPDIFATDAIGTQYYRNWTSQGIVKALPSDMSKYPNLQKYFEAPDIKGLKENGKYYAIPRRMFPSVDWSVLDRPVIYRWDLAQKAGITKEPETWDEFQAMLKAIVEKDPEGKKITGLTSSTTKMIGGLFWLYSNPAATSDGSGSDFKWVKEDGKYVPAVFSKGTLPSLENMRKMYNDGIVDPDIALTKPTVAYDKFASGKSAALLAGGGFINLDNEIDAKRWQKAYPGVDINTAVKVLKPLKNSSGERYHAAFKTYWSESYISSKVDDKKLDRIMRLYDYIISPEGKDLLTYGIKDVDYKVEGDKKIPLTENLNTKYPAKGLLKDLVAYETSDSYKMDNPKIANVKTRQEAVNYIDWVIKNTKVPDYKIELTYLSTPTKDKFTVMDHDDLLKIMLGKEPVDKMWNDLLNGYKGKGLDKMIEEVNAKAKEMGIN; this is translated from the coding sequence ATGCAAAGAATTAAAAAATTTCTTGCACTTGCAATGAGTGCTATGGTACTTTCTGGAGTACTAGCTGGCTGCAGCTCTAAAGCAACTGATTCAGCAAGCACAAAAGAGTCTTCTACAAGCTCATCAGAAGATCCTTTTAAAGAAAAAATTGAGATATCAGTTGCGTTTTGGGATATTGAGAACTTTGCAAGTAAGTTTTCAGAAGATAAGATATTCCAAGAGATTACTAAAAAACTTAATATTACAATAAAACCTGTAAACGTTACCTGGGATGATTACGCCCAAAAACTTCAGATGTGGGCTGCTTCAGGACAGCTACCAGATATATTTGCTACAGATGCTATTGGAACTCAGTATTACAGAAACTGGACTTCACAAGGAATAGTAAAGGCCCTTCCAAGTGATATGAGCAAGTATCCAAACCTTCAAAAGTATTTTGAAGCGCCTGATATAAAAGGGTTGAAGGAAAATGGAAAGTATTATGCTATTCCAAGAAGAATGTTTCCTTCGGTGGACTGGAGTGTTCTTGACAGACCAGTAATATATAGATGGGACCTTGCACAGAAGGCTGGGATAACAAAAGAACCTGAAACTTGGGATGAATTTCAAGCAATGCTAAAAGCAATTGTTGAAAAAGACCCAGAAGGAAAGAAAATAACTGGACTTACCTCAAGTACAACTAAAATGATAGGAGGCCTATTCTGGCTTTACAGCAATCCAGCTGCAACAAGTGACGGAAGCGGAAGCGACTTTAAGTGGGTTAAAGAAGATGGTAAGTATGTTCCAGCAGTATTTTCAAAAGGCACATTGCCATCCCTAGAGAATATGAGAAAAATGTATAATGATGGAATAGTTGACCCGGATATAGCGCTAACCAAGCCAACCGTTGCTTACGACAAATTTGCTTCTGGTAAGTCTGCGGCACTACTAGCTGGAGGAGGCTTTATCAATTTGGATAATGAAATTGATGCAAAAAGATGGCAAAAAGCTTATCCAGGTGTAGATATTAACACAGCTGTAAAGGTTTTAAAACCTCTTAAGAATTCAAGTGGTGAAAGATACCATGCTGCATTTAAGACATACTGGTCAGAAAGCTATATTAGTTCCAAAGTAGATGATAAAAAGCTTGACAGAATAATGAGACTATACGATTATATTATTTCTCCTGAGGGTAAAGACCTTCTTACTTATGGTATAAAAGATGTTGATTACAAAGTAGAAGGAGATAAAAAGATTCCATTAACTGAAAACTTAAATACAAAGTATCCTGCAAAAGGACTCCTTAAAGATTTAGTAGCATATGAAACTTCAGATTCCTACAAAATGGATAATCCAAAGATTGCAAATGTAAAAACAAGACAAGAAGCTGTAAACTATATTGATTGGGTAATTAAGAATACTAAAGTGCCAGATTATAAAATTGAGCTTACATATTTATCAACTCCTACAAAAGATAAATTTACTGTGATGGACCATGATGATCTTCTAAAGATTATGCTAGGTAAAGAACCAGTAGATAAGATGTGGAATGATTTGCTTAATGGTTATAAAGGAAAAGGCCTTGATAAAATGATTGAAGAAGTGAATGCGAAAGCAAAAGAAATGGGAATAAACTAG
- a CDS encoding beta-N-acetylhexosaminidase: MDIYFNGDINALNGGIEILGKQLCFEVSEKGIPVIVEMRSGCIEVGFKEGRGYIKAERKIHFFRALGLFVEHMRKGEDFCIIEEPQFEMNGIMVDVSRNAVLKVKSIKKLLENMATMGLDMMMLYTEDTYEISGKPYFGYMRGRYSFNELKECDDYADIFGIEIVPCIQTLGHLEQALKWSYANNIRDTSDILLEGCEETYVFIEDMIKAASAQFRSKKIHLGMDEAHNLGLGRYLDKNGYSKRFDIMSRHINKVKEITDKYGLEPMIWSDMYFRLGSKAGEYYDLASEIPAEIIDEIPENLDLVYWDYYHNEEIIYTEFLKKHKTMGDNTIFAGGIWTWNGMAVNYHKSFVTTNAGLSACKKEGIKKVFATLWGDNGAETNVFTALLGLQLFAEHGYSKDISMKKLRERFEFCTKGKYDAFMDLSCIDTLPELKSDIANPSKYLLWQDILIGLFDKHVEGLDLKKYYSNTEEIMLRHVDDNKEWGFVFNMPAKLCSVLKIKSTLGVEIKKFYDLKDVEALQNISQNTLPELYNKINDLRLSHREQWLYTCKPFGWEVIDIRYGGTLARINTAIDRLNQYVKGDIDNIEELEEERLFFNHGDMPLEQGFGSCNLYHRIVSASPIG; the protein is encoded by the coding sequence ATGGATATTTATTTTAACGGAGACATTAATGCTCTTAATGGAGGTATTGAAATATTAGGAAAACAGCTATGTTTTGAAGTTTCTGAAAAGGGTATACCTGTAATAGTAGAAATGCGTAGTGGTTGTATTGAAGTGGGTTTTAAAGAAGGACGTGGCTATATAAAAGCGGAACGAAAGATTCATTTTTTTAGAGCATTAGGTTTGTTTGTAGAACATATGAGAAAAGGTGAGGATTTTTGCATTATAGAAGAGCCACAATTTGAAATGAATGGAATTATGGTTGACGTTTCAAGAAATGCAGTCTTAAAGGTAAAAAGTATAAAAAAGCTGCTTGAGAATATGGCTACAATGGGATTGGACATGATGATGCTTTATACGGAAGATACCTATGAAATATCTGGCAAGCCATATTTTGGATATATGCGTGGAAGATATAGTTTTAATGAGTTAAAAGAATGTGATGATTATGCTGATATATTTGGAATAGAAATCGTACCCTGCATTCAGACATTAGGGCATCTAGAGCAGGCTTTGAAGTGGAGTTATGCAAATAACATTAGGGATACTTCAGATATTTTACTTGAAGGCTGTGAGGAGACGTACGTATTTATTGAAGATATGATAAAAGCTGCTTCTGCTCAGTTCAGAAGCAAAAAAATACACTTAGGCATGGACGAAGCTCATAATCTTGGATTAGGAAGATATCTTGATAAAAATGGATATAGCAAAAGATTTGATATTATGAGCAGACATATAAATAAGGTAAAAGAAATAACTGATAAGTATGGCCTTGAGCCTATGATATGGAGCGATATGTACTTTAGGCTCGGATCAAAGGCGGGAGAATATTATGATTTAGCTTCAGAGATACCTGCTGAAATAATTGATGAAATTCCAGAGAATTTGGACTTAGTATATTGGGATTATTATCACAATGAAGAAATAATCTATACAGAGTTTTTAAAGAAACATAAGACTATGGGCGATAATACCATTTTTGCTGGCGGAATATGGACCTGGAACGGTATGGCAGTAAATTATCATAAGTCCTTTGTTACTACAAATGCAGGCTTAAGCGCATGTAAAAAGGAAGGAATAAAGAAAGTATTTGCTACTCTATGGGGTGATAATGGAGCAGAAACGAATGTATTTACAGCTCTTTTAGGTCTGCAGCTTTTTGCAGAGCATGGATATTCAAAGGATATTAGCATGAAGAAATTAAGAGAAAGATTTGAATTCTGCACTAAAGGAAAATATGATGCATTTATGGATTTATCATGTATAGACACACTGCCTGAATTAAAATCTGATATTGCAAACCCGTCAAAATATTTACTCTGGCAGGATATATTAATAGGCTTGTTTGATAAGCATGTTGAAGGCCTTGATCTTAAGAAATACTATTCTAATACAGAAGAAATAATGTTAAGACATGTTGACGATAACAAGGAATGGGGATTTGTTTTTAATATGCCTGCAAAACTATGTTCTGTATTGAAAATTAAAAGCACTCTGGGAGTGGAGATTAAAAAATTCTATGATTTGAAAGACGTTGAGGCCTTGCAAAATATTTCACAAAACACACTTCCAGAGCTTTACAACAAAATAAATGACTTAAGACTATCTCATAGAGAACAGTGGTTATACACATGTAAGCCTTTCGGATGGGAAGTAATTGACATTAGGTATGGAGGAACTTTAGCAAGGATAAATACAGCAATAGATAGGCTTAATCAGTATGTAAAGGGTGATATTGACAATATTGAAGAACTTGAAGAAGAAAGGTTGTTCTTCAACCATGGAGATATGCCTTTAGAGCAAGGTTTCGGATCCTGCAACCTGTATCATAGAATTGTTTCAGCAAGTCCTATTGGCTAG
- a CDS encoding sulfatase — protein MNNLNRRPNIVFILIDDMGWKDLSCYGSEFYETPNIDKLAKEGMIFTEAYAACPVCSPTRASIMSGKYPARVGVTDWIGAHTRGKLIDAPYVKYLPLEEKSLAQSLKEGGYHTWHVGKWHLGTNKYYPDKHGFEVNIGGCHIGHPASGYFSPYHIETLSEGNQGEYLTDRLTDEAINFINNNDDKPFFLNLWHYTVHTPIQAKEEDVNRFKEKAKILGLDKVKDMKEEELFPCYHKKNLRVQRRIVQSDPEYAAMIYNLDWNVGRLMKVLEETGQADNTVIFFTSDNGGLATAEGSPTCNAPLSEGKGWMYEGGVREPLLVKWPGVIAPGSICKEPVSSPDFYPTILEIAELPLVPEQHTDGISFTPLLKGDETFERGPIFWHYPHYGNQGGSPSCSIRMGNYKLIMFFEDNRLELYNLEEDISEKVNLANKLPEIALEMHERLVKWINSIDAKIPAPNPEYVAWR, from the coding sequence ATGAATAACCTAAACAGACGTCCTAATATAGTGTTTATTTTAATAGATGATATGGGCTGGAAAGATCTAAGCTGCTATGGCAGTGAGTTCTATGAAACACCTAATATTGACAAGCTGGCAAAAGAAGGCATGATTTTTACAGAGGCTTATGCAGCCTGCCCGGTTTGCTCTCCAACAAGGGCTAGTATAATGAGTGGTAAATACCCTGCTAGAGTAGGGGTAACCGATTGGATTGGCGCTCATACGAGAGGAAAGCTTATTGATGCACCATATGTGAAATATCTGCCTCTTGAAGAAAAAAGCTTGGCACAATCCTTAAAAGAGGGAGGATACCATACCTGGCATGTGGGCAAGTGGCACCTAGGAACCAACAAATATTATCCTGATAAACATGGCTTTGAGGTAAATATAGGAGGCTGCCATATTGGTCACCCAGCTAGTGGATACTTCAGCCCTTACCATATTGAAACACTTAGTGAGGGTAACCAGGGAGAATATTTAACGGATAGATTGACGGATGAAGCTATAAATTTTATTAATAATAATGATGATAAGCCATTTTTCCTTAACTTATGGCATTATACAGTGCATACACCGATACAAGCAAAAGAAGAAGATGTAAATCGATTTAAAGAAAAAGCAAAAATTTTAGGCCTTGACAAAGTGAAAGACATGAAGGAAGAGGAGCTGTTTCCATGCTATCATAAGAAGAATTTAAGGGTTCAAAGGAGAATTGTGCAATCGGATCCGGAATATGCTGCTATGATTTATAATCTTGACTGGAATGTAGGAAGATTAATGAAGGTGCTGGAAGAAACAGGACAGGCTGATAATACTGTAATTTTCTTTACATCCGATAATGGTGGACTAGCTACTGCTGAAGGTTCACCAACCTGTAATGCGCCGTTAAGTGAGGGGAAGGGATGGATGTATGAAGGTGGAGTTCGTGAACCGCTATTAGTAAAGTGGCCAGGAGTAATAGCTCCAGGGAGCATTTGCAAAGAGCCTGTTTCATCTCCAGACTTTTATCCTACAATACTAGAAATTGCAGAACTTCCACTAGTTCCAGAGCAGCATACAGATGGTATCAGCTTCACGCCTTTACTTAAGGGCGATGAAACCTTTGAGAGAGGCCCGATATTTTGGCATTATCCTCATTACGGAAACCAAGGCGGAAGTCCGAGCTGTTCTATAAGAATGGGCAACTATAAGCTAATTATGTTTTTCGAAGATAATAGGCTTGAACTCTATAACTTAGAAGAAGATATTAGTGAAAAAGTAAATTTGGCTAACAAGCTTCCTGAAATAGCTTTGGAAATGCATGAGAGGTTAGTTAAATGGATAAACAGCATAGATGCAAAAATTCCAGCACCTAACCCAGAATATGTGGCTTGGAGATAG
- a CDS encoding DUF4838 domain-containing protein — protein sequence MDLIKIVKLQDDNTISYAAEELMKYLKEITCNSDEYNIANAKNNSGLCEKIIYLGCFSDFKLYWNCKLENAELDDAVYVDIKKGTGIIAGSNSRSILLAVYRFLTELGCRWVRPGKEGEIIINKPLEEINVSLKETASLRHRGIVIEGADSYENVSDIIEWLPKVFYNSYFIQFKEAYTFFDKWYSHVNNPTKTAESFNIDMARELTHKLEKEIEKRGLIYHAVGHGWTTECLGIQALGWDSEKHSLKPELYEYLAEVNGKRDLWNGIPMNTNLCYSNPKAVELITNHIVQYIAEHSYIDFLHVWLADDLNNYCECEECKKHTPTDLYIRILNLLDEKLTREGLNQKIVFLIYYELLWPPKHEKINNPDRFIMMFAPISRTFEKSYKGFKGNEAIPEYARNKMVLPTSLGENLAYLEHWQKIFKGDSFDFDYPLGRAHYGDPGYCKISRVISEDIKSLKNLGMNGYLSCQEQRAFLPTGLPNYVMGLTLWNTSIEFDYIAEDYFKNAFGPRWKEGKNYLEELSQLFDIEYWCAQKEWIDEVVGENMKKVASFVDTFMPVIEANLNLDNNCWRKSWEYLYWHVDYCKLFARFLQCKTEGDEAKIYETWNELKGYIQKTEDKIQPVYDVYRFIQIVQWKFELKA from the coding sequence ATGGACTTGATTAAGATAGTAAAATTGCAAGATGATAATACAATAAGCTATGCTGCAGAAGAATTGATGAAGTATCTAAAGGAGATAACTTGTAACAGTGATGAATACAACATAGCAAATGCAAAAAATAATAGCGGGCTATGTGAAAAAATAATTTATCTTGGATGCTTTTCAGATTTTAAACTGTATTGGAACTGTAAATTGGAAAATGCAGAGCTTGATGATGCTGTATATGTTGATATTAAGAAAGGTACAGGTATAATTGCAGGTTCAAATTCAAGAAGCATATTGCTTGCTGTTTATAGATTTTTAACTGAATTAGGCTGCAGGTGGGTCCGTCCAGGAAAAGAAGGAGAAATAATAATAAATAAGCCTTTAGAGGAAATCAATGTATCCTTGAAAGAAACCGCATCTTTGAGACATAGAGGTATTGTAATAGAGGGTGCTGACAGCTATGAAAATGTATCTGATATAATCGAATGGCTGCCGAAGGTTTTTTATAATTCATACTTTATTCAGTTTAAAGAGGCTTATACTTTCTTTGACAAGTGGTACAGTCATGTTAATAATCCAACAAAGACTGCAGAGTCATTCAACATAGATATGGCAAGGGAGCTTACTCATAAGCTTGAAAAAGAGATTGAAAAAAGAGGTTTGATATACCATGCAGTTGGGCATGGGTGGACTACGGAATGTTTAGGAATACAGGCCCTAGGCTGGGACTCTGAGAAGCACAGCTTGAAACCTGAGTTATACGAATACCTAGCAGAAGTAAATGGAAAAAGGGATTTGTGGAACGGAATACCAATGAATACTAACCTTTGTTATTCTAATCCTAAAGCAGTAGAACTGATAACAAATCATATAGTCCAGTATATCGCTGAACATAGTTATATTGATTTTCTTCATGTATGGTTGGCAGATGATTTAAATAACTATTGTGAGTGTGAAGAATGTAAAAAGCATACACCTACAGATTTATATATTCGAATTCTTAATTTGCTGGATGAAAAGCTGACAAGAGAAGGCCTGAACCAGAAGATAGTATTTCTCATATATTACGAACTGTTGTGGCCGCCAAAGCATGAGAAAATTAATAATCCAGACAGATTTATAATGATGTTTGCACCAATTTCACGTACCTTCGAAAAATCCTATAAGGGATTTAAAGGGAATGAAGCTATACCAGAGTATGCGAGAAACAAGATGGTGCTACCAACAAGCCTGGGTGAAAATCTAGCATATTTGGAGCACTGGCAGAAGATATTTAAGGGTGACAGCTTTGATTTTGATTACCCTTTAGGAAGAGCTCACTACGGAGATCCTGGATACTGCAAGATTTCTAGGGTAATAAGCGAGGATATAAAAAGTTTAAAGAATCTGGGCATGAATGGATATTTAAGCTGTCAGGAGCAAAGAGCCTTCCTACCAACAGGGCTGCCTAATTATGTTATGGGGCTTACACTTTGGAATACTTCTATAGAGTTTGATTATATTGCAGAGGATTACTTTAAAAATGCGTTTGGTCCTAGATGGAAGGAAGGTAAGAATTATCTAGAGGAATTGTCTCAGTTATTTGATATAGAGTATTGGTGTGCGCAAAAAGAGTGGATTGATGAAGTAGTAGGAGAAAACATGAAAAAGGTTGCTAGTTTTGTTGACACATTCATGCCAGTGATAGAAGCCAATTTAAACCTGGATAACAACTGCTGGAGAAAGTCTTGGGAGTATCTGTATTGGCATGTGGATTACTGCAAGCTTTTTGCAAGATTTCTTCAGTGCAAGACTGAAGGCGATGAAGCAAAAATATATGAGACTTGGAATGAACTAAAAGGCTATATACAAAAAACAGAAGATAAAATTCAGCCTGTGTATGATGTTTACAGATTTATTCAAATAGTACAATGGAAATTTGAGCTTAAGGCTTAA
- a CDS encoding sulfatase-like hydrolase/transferase, producing the protein MYHKQIIVIMTDSQRKDMVGCYGNKAMKTPNLDNLAEIGMRFNKAYTTQPVCGPARSAIFTGTYPHTNGSWGNGMALGDNVKTIGQRLRDNGFETAYIGKWHLDGGDYFGLGRCPDGWNSEYWYDMRCYLEELTEEDRVWSRKPQIMEQRKITEEFTYSHRCSDRAIDFLSKNKDEDFLLVVSYDEPHDPYVCPEPYSSMYRDYEFPKNINLWDNLEDKPEHHRAWAGDNLYSDKDSLKIKQQYFFGCNSYVDYEIGRVLNTIYESTPDALIIYTSDHGDMLNSHSLTGKGAAMYEEITNIPFIVRWPGITPEGFVCHSPVSHIDITPTILEAAGLSVAKLLEGKSLKSTLCDPAVKTNDAVFMEFSRYEVDHDGFGGFQPVRAIFDGRYKLVINLLTSDELYDIEKDPSEMKNIIKDAEYGDVLDKLHDMLLAWMNNTRDPFRGYYWEQRPWKKDASSATWSYTGMTRQRENEEYEPKQLDYSTGLEITEAVRRK; encoded by the coding sequence TTGTACCATAAGCAGATAATAGTCATTATGACAGATTCACAAAGAAAGGATATGGTGGGGTGTTATGGCAATAAGGCTATGAAAACTCCAAACCTTGATAATTTGGCTGAAATAGGCATGCGCTTTAATAAAGCATATACAACTCAGCCAGTATGTGGGCCGGCCCGGTCAGCCATATTTACCGGCACATATCCTCATACCAATGGCAGCTGGGGAAACGGCATGGCTTTAGGTGATAATGTTAAAACTATAGGACAACGGCTTCGTGACAACGGATTTGAAACGGCATATATAGGAAAATGGCATCTAGACGGAGGAGACTATTTTGGACTTGGACGATGTCCTGATGGCTGGAATAGTGAATATTGGTATGACATGAGGTGCTATCTTGAGGAATTGACAGAAGAGGATAGAGTATGGTCAAGAAAACCGCAAATTATGGAGCAGAGAAAAATTACTGAGGAGTTTACATACAGTCATAGATGCAGTGATAGAGCTATTGATTTTCTATCTAAAAATAAAGATGAGGATTTTCTTTTAGTAGTTTCCTATGATGAGCCTCATGATCCCTATGTATGTCCAGAACCATACTCATCAATGTACAGGGATTATGAGTTTCCGAAGAATATTAATCTTTGGGATAATCTTGAAGACAAGCCAGAGCACCATAGGGCTTGGGCTGGGGATAATCTTTATTCTGACAAAGATAGCTTAAAAATAAAGCAGCAATATTTTTTTGGCTGCAATTCCTATGTTGACTATGAAATAGGGAGAGTCTTGAATACTATTTATGAGAGTACGCCCGATGCTTTAATAATATATACCTCAGACCATGGGGATATGCTTAACTCACATTCTCTCACTGGCAAAGGTGCTGCAATGTATGAGGAGATTACAAATATACCTTTTATTGTTAGGTGGCCTGGAATAACACCTGAAGGTTTTGTATGCCACAGTCCTGTTTCTCATATTGATATTACTCCAACAATTCTAGAGGCAGCAGGCCTTTCAGTGGCAAAGCTTTTAGAAGGAAAGAGTCTGAAAAGTACATTGTGTGACCCAGCTGTGAAAACAAATGATGCTGTATTTATGGAGTTTTCAAGATATGAGGTTGACCATGATGGGTTTGGCGGCTTTCAGCCTGTGAGAGCGATTTTTGACGGAAGGTACAAGCTTGTTATAAATCTTTTAACTTCAGATGAGCTTTACGATATTGAGAAGGATCCTTCAGAAATGAAAAATATTATAAAGGATGCAGAATATGGTGATGTACTGGATAAACTGCATGACATGCTTTTAGCTTGGATGAATAATACCCGTGACCCCTTCAGAGGCTACTATTGGGAGCAACGGCCTTGGAAAAAGGATGCCTCCTCAGCTACCTGGTCTTATACGGGTATGACCAGGCAAAGAGAAAATGAAGAGTATGAGCCGAAACAGCTTGACTATTCCACAGGCTTGGAGATTACAGAAGCAGTTAGAAGAAAGTAA